In the Pseudorasbora parva isolate DD20220531a chromosome 5, ASM2467924v1, whole genome shotgun sequence genome, TGTAACAGGGTAAATGGTGTTTGAAACGGGGTAAACTGTTGTAAGGGTGGTAAATGGTTAATTTAAGTGTTGTAACAGggtaaatgttgttttaaacgGGGTAAACAGTGTTGTAACGTGGTAAATTGGGTTTTAATACTGACCTGAATCTCAGTAATGATGCATGAAAGATCAGGATTGGCATAATCAATTCTTTGACAATGTTGTTGATTAATTCGTGTTATATATTATCTATAGTTGCATGTATGTTATACaggggtgtgtgtgtcttaTTCATTCAGAGTTTAGACTCAGATCTGTATATACACAAGTTTTATGAGAAATGGCATAAAGTGTTATTAGAGGAGGTCCGCTGTTTGTCATGGTGTTGATGtcaatgtgtttgtgtgcagaTGGCACCCAAGAAGGGCGAGAAGAAGAAGGGCCGCTCCGCCATCAATGAGGTGGTGACGCGCGAGTACACCATTAACGTGCACAAGCGTATCCACGGCATGTAAGTTTCTCCTGGACAGAGTAACCGCTCATACAGTGATCCGTTCTGGAGTATTAATATTTGATGTGCTCCGCTCCTCCAGCTCTTTCAAGAGGAGAGCTCCTCGTGCTCTGAAGGAGATCCGTAAGTTTGCCATGAAGGAGATGGGCACGCCTGACGTTCGCATCGACACTCGTCTCAACAAGGCCGTGTGGGCCAAAGGTGTCAGGTGAGGCgcctctctatctatctatctatctatctatctatctatctatctatctatctatctatagatatagatgtgtgtatatatatagatatgaAGAGCTCTTTTCCAAAACACGATAAAcgccaaataaaaaaaagtttgtcatGCCATTTTGCTGTGTACTTAACCTATTCTCTGCTCCATCAATCGCTATATTTCCTTGCTTAAATGTACTGCAAGATCTCTTTCCAAACCGCTATccggttgttaaggctgacgtcacgcggcagcgcttccgggtccaaacgctctcttataccacaagaaaaactacaaactgtgctaatatacacacacaatgtggtgtaatactacaaaaaaagctataatcataacctttttctccataccTAAATTCCAGATAGCCAGACAGTGATTTATGTTTTATAAATCGctaaaatattaatgtctgtaacgctgtgaccatagagaatgttgtgtagactgtaagtatttaaaatgtttaaccttttttaaatgtttgatgtttaatatgaaaaaaaatagcGCTCATAAACGGGTGTCGATGGCGAGAAGTGAgacgagttgaggcttggacccagaaacggcgttccttacgTCACGACTTAACAAGCGTATAAACGCCGAGCCAGTTTTTAGCCTAAATGCGATATATATCCTTTCATCTCGTCTTGAACCCCTGCCCCTTTGAAAGAGAGCGTGCCTTTTCGATCGCGCTGCGGTGGCCTGCGAACACGATCCCGGCCGGAACGGGATTCTCACCGGAAATCTATGACACCATGCCCACACGCCCCCCCCGAACGCGATTGTAACCGGCAATCGTCTCGACCCCTGGTGTCATATGCTGCATGTGATGTGttgcttgttgttgttgtttttgttttttaatacataAACCAACTACATTTAAAAGGATGGATTTGTAGCGTtttgaaagagaaaataaaacttTGAATTTATAATCAACAATATTGTTGTTTCGTTTAACATGTTCAGACCGAGCCAATAGACCATTTTCACAGGATAAAtctaatattaacaaatgtatGGGTGTAGGGAAAAAGAGAAATTTTCACGAAAACTATTAAAATGGATTTATAGTGTTTTAGAGAAGAGCtcctcatatatatataaaatagtcAATGTGAATAGAAAACTGTCAAAGTGCCATTATATCATACAAACTGGATATACTGCCCAGCCCTAGCGGCAGCCAATCGCTGTGATGTTCAGGTAGTGACATCTGTCTCGTGTGTATGCTGGATTTATTGCATAAATCATAGAGCACACATTGgatgtagggctgggcgatatgacgaaatatatcgtctggatgatagaaaatgtctatcgttttatattaggctctatcgcttgcgccacgataaggcgtttacggcAGAACTTTACGttaagatgcacctcacgccacggcatgcccatgcacactgcaatacataaacaaacacggagtagtagacgcggttcagaccagcgtaattcagagtaattatgccagagtgggggcataagcgctcaaaacaaacttcagacacagacgctgcaacgggcttttacgcgtggcacaccatatagccgtatattgaaatattttaatggcaggtgtagggatggcgaaaactaaacattttcttgaccgaccaccgagcctcatt is a window encoding:
- the rpl31 gene encoding 60S ribosomal protein L31 — encoded protein: MAPKKGEKKKGRSAINEVVTREYTINVHKRIHGISFKRRAPRALKEIRKFAMKEMGTPDVRIDTRLNKAVWAKGVRNVPYRMRVRLSRKRNEDEDSPNKLYTLVTYVPVTTYKGLQTVNVDEN